One Mesorhizobium sp. L-2-11 genomic region harbors:
- a CDS encoding AbrB/MazE/SpoVT family DNA-binding domain-containing protein, translating to MNTTIRKIGNSEGVILPKEILDHLHLKAGDQLEIVETSKGIALRPVDDSFERQMEAARQVMDKYKVALQKLAE from the coding sequence ATGAACACGACCATTCGCAAAATCGGCAATTCCGAAGGCGTGATCCTGCCCAAGGAAATTCTCGATCACCTACATCTGAAGGCCGGCGATCAGCTTGAGATCGTCGAAACGAGCAAGGGCATCGCCCTTCGGCCAGTGGACGACAGCTTCGAGCGGCAGATGGAAGCTGCTCGCCAAGTCATGGACAAATACAAAGTGGCGCTTCAGAAGCTCGCCGAATGA
- the betI gene encoding choline-binding transcriptional repressor BetI → MPKIGMEPLRRRALIDATISAIGERGSLDVTMSEIAGRAGVSSALAHHYFGAKDELLLATMRHILAELTADMRRALRSASTARQRVSAVVAVNFSDAQFQPETIAAWLAFYVEAQKSPALRRLLKVYARRLHSNLLSGLTGILPRSEADRVAEATAALIDGLYIRRALKDGVPNAATAIALIEDYLETKLSRRSAQ, encoded by the coding sequence ATGCCGAAAATCGGAATGGAGCCGCTGCGCCGCAGGGCGCTCATCGACGCGACGATCTCGGCGATCGGCGAGCGCGGTTCGCTTGATGTGACGATGTCGGAAATCGCCGGGCGCGCCGGCGTGTCCTCGGCGCTCGCCCATCACTATTTCGGCGCCAAGGACGAACTTTTGCTGGCGACGATGCGGCATATCCTGGCCGAGCTGACCGCCGACATGCGACGCGCGCTTCGATCGGCCAGCACGGCACGCCAGCGCGTTTCGGCCGTGGTCGCGGTCAATTTCTCCGACGCTCAGTTCCAGCCGGAAACGATAGCCGCCTGGCTCGCCTTCTATGTCGAGGCGCAGAAATCGCCAGCGCTGCGCCGACTGCTCAAGGTCTATGCGCGCCGCCTGCATTCCAATCTGTTGAGCGGGCTGACCGGCATCCTGCCGCGAAGCGAAGCCGACCGCGTCGCCGAGGCGACAGCGGCGCTGATCGACGGCCTCTACATCAGGCGCGCGCTGAAGGACGGCGTGCCCAATGCCGCGACCGCGATCGCGCTGATCGAGGACTATCTCGAAACGAAACTCAGCCGGCGGAGCGCGCAGTGA
- the betA gene encoding choline dehydrogenase — translation MLEADFVIIGAGSAGSALAYRLSEDGKYSVIVIEFGGSDIGPLIQMPSALSIPLNMSLYDWGFASEPEPHLGGRVLATPRGKVIGGSSSINGMVYVRGHARDFDHWAEQGAAGWGFADVLPYFKRMEDANGGENGWRGHGGPLTVQRGSRTNPLYGAFVEAGRQAGFELTDDYNGAKQEGFGPMEQTIRGGRRWSAASAYLRPALRRKNVSLIKGFARRVIIENQRAAGVEIEVRRRIQVIRARREVIVAASSINSPKILMLSGIGPAEHLKEHGIPVIADRPGVGRNLQDHMELYIQQESTQPITLNSVLNPFSKALIGAQWLFFKSGLGATNHFEAAAFVRSRAGIDYPDIQYHFIPAAVRYDGRAAAKAHGFQAHVGPMRSKSRGSVTLRSPDPRSKPVIRFNYMSHPDDWIEFRHCIRLTREIFGQSAFDPYRGKEISPGAQVQSDDDLDAFIRDHAESAYHPCGTCKMGRKDDPMSVVDPQCRVIGVDGLRIADSSIFPRVTNGNLNAPSIMTGEKAADHILGRTPLAPSNQEPWINPRWQVSDR, via the coding sequence ATGCTTGAAGCGGATTTCGTCATCATCGGTGCCGGCTCGGCCGGCTCGGCCCTCGCCTACCGGCTGTCTGAGGATGGCAAATATTCGGTGATCGTCATCGAATTTGGCGGCAGCGACATCGGGCCGCTGATCCAGATGCCGTCGGCGCTGTCGATCCCGCTCAATATGAGCCTCTACGACTGGGGCTTTGCCAGCGAGCCGGAGCCGCATCTCGGCGGCCGCGTGCTGGCGACGCCGCGCGGCAAGGTCATCGGCGGCTCGTCCTCGATCAACGGCATGGTCTATGTCCGCGGCCACGCCCGCGATTTCGACCATTGGGCCGAACAGGGCGCGGCTGGCTGGGGGTTTGCCGACGTGCTCCCCTACTTCAAGCGCATGGAGGACGCCAATGGCGGCGAGAATGGCTGGCGCGGCCACGGCGGCCCGCTGACCGTGCAGCGCGGATCAAGGACCAATCCACTCTACGGCGCCTTCGTCGAGGCAGGCCGTCAGGCCGGCTTCGAGCTGACCGACGACTACAACGGCGCGAAGCAGGAAGGCTTTGGGCCGATGGAGCAGACCATTCGCGGCGGCCGCCGCTGGTCGGCGGCGAGCGCCTATCTCAGGCCGGCGCTCAGGCGGAAAAATGTTAGCCTGATCAAGGGTTTCGCCCGACGGGTGATCATCGAGAATCAACGCGCCGCCGGTGTCGAGATCGAAGTGCGCAGACGGATTCAGGTGATCAGGGCGCGACGTGAAGTGATCGTTGCCGCCTCCTCGATCAATTCGCCCAAGATCCTGATGCTGTCCGGCATCGGCCCGGCCGAACATCTGAAGGAGCATGGCATTCCGGTGATCGCCGACCGGCCCGGCGTCGGCCGCAACCTGCAGGACCATATGGAGCTCTATATCCAGCAGGAATCGACACAGCCGATCACGCTGAATTCGGTGCTGAACCCGTTCTCCAAGGCGCTGATCGGCGCGCAATGGCTGTTCTTCAAGTCGGGCCTCGGCGCAACCAACCATTTCGAGGCGGCCGCCTTCGTGCGTTCGCGCGCCGGCATCGACTATCCCGACATCCAGTATCATTTCATCCCGGCGGCGGTCCGCTATGACGGCAGGGCGGCGGCGAAGGCACATGGTTTCCAGGCGCATGTCGGGCCGATGCGATCGAAGTCGCGCGGCTCCGTCACGCTGCGCTCGCCGGATCCCAGGTCGAAGCCGGTAATCCGCTTCAACTACATGTCGCATCCGGACGACTGGATCGAGTTCCGCCACTGCATCCGGCTGACGCGCGAGATCTTCGGCCAGTCGGCGTTCGACCCTTATCGCGGCAAGGAAATCTCGCCGGGCGCGCAGGTGCAGTCGGACGACGATCTCGACGCCTTCATCAGGGATCACGCCGAAAGCGCCTATCATCCTTGCGGCACCTGCAAGATGGGCCGCAAGGATGATCCGATGAGCGTCGTCGATCCGCAATGCCGTGTCATCGGCGTCGACGGGCTGCGGATCGCCGATTCCTCGATCTTCCCGCGCGTCACCAACGGCAATCTGAACGCGCCGTCGATCATGACCGGCGAAAAGGCCGCCGACCACATTCTCGGCCGCACGCCGCTGGCGCCGTCCAACCAGGAACCATGGATCAATCCGCGCTGGCAGGTGTCGGATCGATAG
- the greA gene encoding transcription elongation factor GreA, producing MSRAFTREEDSENAIAGIGERPISHHRNLVTQRGLALIDAELAALRDDLGRAEKRADRERIALISRDLRYWTARRESAELSVPEPGSDLVRFGMGVTLEGEDGRKVHWKIVGEDEADPAKGTISHVSPMALALFGKKVGEIAVVNGREWEIVKLSDN from the coding sequence ATGAGCAGAGCCTTCACGCGCGAAGAGGATAGCGAAAACGCCATCGCCGGCATCGGCGAGCGGCCGATCAGCCACCACCGCAATCTGGTGACGCAACGCGGCCTGGCGCTGATCGACGCCGAACTGGCGGCCCTGCGCGATGATCTGGGCAGAGCGGAGAAGAGGGCCGACCGCGAGCGCATCGCGCTTATCTCGCGCGACCTGCGCTACTGGACCGCACGGCGTGAAAGCGCCGAGCTTTCGGTGCCGGAACCGGGCAGCGACCTGGTTCGCTTCGGCATGGGCGTCACGCTGGAAGGCGAAGACGGCAGGAAAGTACACTGGAAGATCGTCGGCGAGGATGAGGCCGATCCGGCCAAGGGGACGATTTCCCATGTTTCACCGATGGCCCTGGCCCTGTTCGGCAAGAAGGTCGGCGAGATTGCCGTGGTCAATGGCAGGGAATGGGAGATTGTGAAGCTCTCCGACAACTAA
- a CDS encoding type II toxin-antitoxin system death-on-curing family toxin: MSWEFLSRRAVEAMHAEQLRRHGGAHGLRDENALESALARAENKANYGDPSIEDLAAAYIFGIARNHAFVDGNKRTAIVAAGAFLIVNGYVLTADNGTIYEFVMGVAAGEIGEAGAAAFFRDHVINMKA, from the coding sequence ATGAGCTGGGAGTTCCTGAGCCGGCGTGCGGTCGAAGCGATGCACGCCGAGCAGTTGCGTCGGCACGGCGGAGCGCACGGTTTGAGGGATGAGAATGCCCTCGAATCGGCGCTCGCCCGAGCCGAGAACAAGGCGAACTATGGTGATCCATCGATCGAGGATCTGGCCGCCGCCTATATCTTCGGCATCGCCAGAAATCACGCCTTTGTCGACGGCAACAAGCGCACGGCCATCGTCGCCGCCGGCGCGTTCCTGATTGTCAACGGCTATGTGCTGACGGCCGACAACGGCACGATCTATGAGTTCGTCATGGGGGTTGCCGCCGGCGAGATCGGCGAGGCTGGTGCTGCGGCGTTCTTCCGCGACCATGTCATTAACATGAAGGCCTGA
- the scpA gene encoding methylmalonyl-CoA mutase — protein sequence MIPDFSQIGWSAPRRAPIEIKGQRMTAEGLAIKHLYNQGDLKGLPHLDTYPGMPPFVRGPYPTMYVQQPWTIRQYAGFSTAEESNAFYRRNLAAGQKGLSVAFDLATHRGYDSDHPRVAGDVGMAGVAIDSILDMRQLFDGIPLDQMTVSMTMNGAVLPIMALYIVAAEEQGVAQKDLAGTIQNDILKEFMVRNTYIYPPKPSMRIVSDIFSYTSQHMPKFNSISISGYHMQEAGATADLELAYTIADGIEYARAGVAAGLDIDRFAPRLSFFWAIGMNFFMEVAKLRAARLLWSTLMLKNFSPKDERSLSLRTHCQTSGWSLTAQDPYNNIIRTMIEAMAATQGHTQSLHTNAFDEAMALPTDHSARIARNTQLILQKESGTTRIIDPWGGSAYLERLTHDLAARALAHIEEVESLGGMAAATEKNIPKLRIEEAAARTQARIDSGEQILVGVNAHRPETDIKVDVLKIDNAEVRARQLSKLQRLKGTRDVGAVESALSALSRAAESGENLLEFAIRAARANATVGEISLALEKVFGRHVASVQTISGVYRKALGDNPVIDRLQDKIVAFEEKSGGKPRILVAKMGQDGHDRGQKVIATAFADLGFDVTVGPMFQTPEEIARLGVEHDVHIIGASSLAAGHLTLIPELRDALKKLGRDDMLIVAGGVIPPQDYEAVRQAGAVEIFPPGTVIPEAAERLIDRLLQAG from the coding sequence GCGACCTCAAGGGGTTGCCGCATCTCGACACTTATCCGGGCATGCCGCCATTCGTGCGCGGCCCCTACCCGACCATGTATGTCCAGCAGCCCTGGACGATCCGGCAATATGCCGGCTTCTCGACGGCCGAAGAATCGAACGCCTTTTACCGGCGCAACCTGGCGGCCGGCCAGAAGGGACTGTCGGTCGCTTTCGACCTTGCCACGCATCGCGGCTACGACAGCGATCATCCGCGCGTTGCCGGTGATGTCGGCATGGCAGGCGTCGCCATCGATTCCATCCTCGACATGCGCCAGCTCTTCGACGGCATCCCGCTTGACCAGATGACGGTGTCGATGACGATGAACGGCGCGGTGCTGCCGATCATGGCGCTCTACATCGTGGCCGCGGAAGAACAGGGCGTTGCACAGAAGGACCTCGCCGGGACCATTCAGAACGACATTCTGAAAGAGTTCATGGTGCGCAACACCTACATCTATCCGCCAAAGCCTTCGATGCGGATCGTGTCGGACATCTTCTCCTACACGTCGCAGCACATGCCGAAGTTCAATTCGATTTCGATCTCCGGGTATCACATGCAGGAGGCAGGGGCGACCGCCGACCTCGAGCTCGCCTACACGATCGCCGACGGCATCGAATATGCCCGTGCCGGTGTCGCAGCGGGTCTCGATATCGACCGTTTCGCGCCGCGCCTCTCCTTCTTCTGGGCGATCGGCATGAACTTCTTCATGGAGGTCGCCAAGCTGAGGGCAGCCCGCCTTTTGTGGTCGACGCTGATGCTGAAGAACTTTTCGCCGAAGGACGAGCGCTCGCTGTCGCTGCGCACCCATTGCCAGACTTCGGGCTGGTCGCTGACGGCGCAGGACCCCTACAACAACATCATCCGCACCATGATCGAGGCGATGGCGGCGACGCAGGGTCATACACAATCGCTGCACACCAACGCCTTCGACGAGGCGATGGCGCTGCCGACCGACCATTCGGCCCGCATCGCCCGCAACACGCAGCTCATCCTGCAAAAGGAATCCGGCACCACCCGCATCATCGACCCGTGGGGCGGCTCTGCCTATCTCGAACGGCTGACGCATGATCTGGCGGCGCGCGCGCTTGCCCATATCGAGGAGGTCGAGAGCCTGGGCGGCATGGCCGCCGCAACTGAAAAAAACATCCCGAAGCTGCGCATCGAAGAGGCCGCCGCGCGCACGCAGGCGCGGATCGATTCCGGCGAGCAGATCCTGGTCGGCGTCAACGCCCATCGTCCCGAGACGGATATCAAAGTCGACGTGCTGAAGATCGACAACGCCGAAGTCAGAGCCCGGCAATTGTCGAAACTGCAGCGGCTAAAAGGCACGCGCGACGTTGGCGCCGTCGAGAGCGCACTAAGTGCGCTGAGCCGGGCTGCCGAGAGCGGCGAAAATCTGCTGGAGTTCGCCATTCGCGCCGCACGCGCCAATGCGACGGTCGGCGAGATTTCGCTGGCGCTGGAAAAGGTCTTCGGCCGCCATGTCGCCTCGGTCCAGACGATCTCCGGAGTCTATCGCAAGGCGCTCGGCGACAATCCGGTGATCGACCGGCTGCAGGACAAGATCGTCGCATTCGAGGAGAAGTCCGGCGGCAAGCCACGCATTCTCGTCGCCAAAATGGGACAGGACGGCCACGATCGCGGCCAGAAGGTGATCGCCACTGCCTTTGCCGATCTCGGCTTCGACGTCACCGTCGGGCCGATGTTCCAGACGCCGGAAGAGATCGCCAGGCTTGGCGTCGAGCACGACGTGCACATCATCGGCGCCTCGTCACTGGCAGCGGGCCATTTGACGCTCATTCCCGAACTCAGGGACGCGCTGAAGAAGCTTGGCCGCGACGATATGCTGATCGTCGCCGGCGGCGTCATCCCGCCGCAGGATTACGAGGCGGTACGGCAGGCGGGTGCTGTGGAAATCTTCCCGCCGGGCACGGTCATCCCGGAGGCGGCGGAACGGCTGATCGACCGGTTGCTGCAGGCCGGCTGA
- a CDS encoding asparaginase produces MTNPVLVEVLRGAVVESAHRGAIAVFDADGKPFLEIGDTARPVFPRSAVKAIQALPLVESGAADAYGFGDRELALACASHSGEAAHVELARAMLAKAGLDLAALECGAHWPSSHDATVALASTGNLPNALHNNCSGKHAGFLCTCVHAGVAHRGYVKSGHASQEMVRDAMQAVTGAAHDVDHCGTDGCSIPTYAVPLRSFALGFARMATGIGFEPIRAKAAKRLISACMAEPFLVAGTGRADVALMETAPGRIFVKGGAEGVYCAALPELGLGIALKCDDGAGRAAEVMVAACIARLLRDEKALAAKLIEQAHPPVKSRIGAKVGAVRPTAALN; encoded by the coding sequence ATGACAAATCCGGTTCTGGTCGAAGTTTTGCGCGGCGCCGTGGTCGAGAGCGCGCATCGTGGCGCCATTGCGGTTTTCGATGCCGATGGCAAGCCGTTCCTGGAAATCGGCGATACGGCTCGCCCGGTGTTTCCGCGCTCGGCGGTCAAGGCGATCCAGGCTCTGCCGCTGGTCGAAAGCGGCGCGGCCGATGCGTACGGTTTCGGCGACCGCGAACTGGCGCTGGCCTGCGCTTCACATTCCGGCGAGGCGGCGCATGTCGAACTGGCGCGGGCGATGCTGGCCAAGGCCGGGCTGGACCTGGCGGCGCTGGAATGCGGCGCGCATTGGCCGTCGAGCCATGACGCGACCGTTGCGCTGGCCAGCACCGGCAATTTGCCAAACGCGCTGCACAACAATTGTTCTGGCAAGCATGCGGGCTTCCTCTGCACCTGCGTCCACGCCGGCGTCGCCCATCGCGGCTATGTGAAATCAGGCCATGCCTCGCAGGAGATGGTGCGCGATGCAATGCAAGCGGTGACCGGTGCTGCCCATGATGTCGATCATTGCGGCACCGACGGCTGCTCGATCCCGACCTATGCCGTGCCGCTGCGCAGCTTCGCGCTCGGCTTTGCCCGCATGGCCACAGGTATCGGCTTTGAACCCATTCGCGCCAAGGCCGCAAAGCGGCTCATTTCCGCCTGCATGGCTGAGCCCTTTCTGGTCGCCGGCACGGGCCGGGCTGATGTTGCGCTGATGGAGACCGCACCCGGGCGGATTTTTGTGAAGGGAGGAGCCGAAGGCGTCTATTGCGCGGCACTTCCCGAGCTAGGCCTTGGCATTGCGCTGAAATGCGACGATGGCGCCGGCCGCGCGGCGGAAGTCATGGTCGCCGCATGCATCGCCAGGCTCCTGCGTGACGAAAAGGCGCTGGCGGCGAAACTGATCGAACAGGCACATCCGCCCGTCAAAAGCCGGATCGGCGCCAAGGTCGGTGCTGTCAGGCCCACGGCCGCACTGAACTAG
- a CDS encoding acetyl-CoA acetyltransferase, with product MTACIVGWAHSRFGKLEGETLEGLITKVASEALDHAGIGPDEVDEIVLGHFNAGFSAQDFTASLVLQADDRLRFKPATRVENACATGSAAVRQGIRAIDANAARIVLVVGAEQMTTTSGPEIGRNLLKASYLPEEGDTPAGFAGVFGQIAQAYFQRYGDQSDALAMIAAKNHRNGVDNPYAQMRKDFGYEFCRHESEKNPFVAGPLKRTDCSLVSDGAAALVLADTATALKMRRAVAFRANEHVQDFLPMSKRDILAFEGCEQAWNQALNKAGVTLDDLSFVETHDCFTIAELIEYEAMGLARPGEGAKLALDGETAKDGRLPVNPSGGLKAKGHPIGATGVSMHVLSAMQLVGEAGGIQVPGAKLGGIFNMGGAAVANYVSILDRIR from the coding sequence ATGACCGCATGCATCGTCGGCTGGGCGCATTCGCGCTTCGGCAAGCTCGAAGGCGAGACGCTGGAGGGCCTGATCACCAAGGTGGCCAGCGAGGCGCTCGATCATGCCGGCATCGGTCCGGACGAGGTCGACGAGATCGTGCTCGGCCACTTCAATGCCGGCTTTTCCGCACAGGATTTCACCGCAAGCCTGGTCCTGCAGGCCGACGACCGGCTGCGCTTCAAGCCGGCGACGCGCGTCGAGAACGCCTGCGCTACCGGCTCGGCGGCGGTCAGGCAAGGCATCCGCGCCATCGACGCCAATGCGGCGCGCATCGTGCTGGTGGTCGGCGCCGAGCAGATGACGACGACATCAGGTCCGGAAATCGGCAGGAATCTTCTCAAGGCCTCGTATCTGCCCGAGGAGGGCGACACGCCGGCAGGCTTCGCCGGCGTTTTCGGCCAGATCGCGCAAGCCTACTTCCAACGCTATGGCGACCAGTCGGACGCGCTGGCGATGATCGCCGCCAAGAACCACAGGAACGGCGTCGACAATCCCTACGCGCAGATGCGCAAGGATTTCGGCTATGAGTTCTGCCGGCACGAGAGCGAGAAGAACCCCTTCGTCGCCGGTCCCCTGAAGCGCACCGACTGCTCGCTGGTCTCGGACGGCGCCGCCGCCCTCGTGCTCGCCGACACCGCGACGGCATTGAAGATGCGCCGTGCCGTCGCTTTCCGCGCCAACGAGCATGTGCAGGATTTCCTGCCGATGTCGAAGCGTGACATCCTGGCATTCGAGGGTTGCGAGCAGGCCTGGAACCAGGCGCTGAACAAGGCCGGTGTGACCCTCGACGATCTGTCCTTCGTCGAGACGCATGACTGCTTCACGATCGCCGAACTGATCGAATATGAGGCGATGGGCCTGGCGAGACCGGGCGAGGGCGCAAAACTGGCGCTGGACGGCGAGACGGCGAAGGACGGCCGGCTGCCGGTCAATCCGTCAGGCGGGCTGAAGGCCAAGGGTCATCCAATCGGCGCCACCGGCGTTTCTATGCATGTGCTGAGCGCCATGCAGCTCGTCGGCGAGGCCGGCGGCATCCAGGTGCCGGGCGCCAAGCTCGGCGGCATCTTCAATATGGGCGGTGCCGCGGTCGCCAACTACGTTTCCATTCTCGATCGGATCAGATAA
- the betC gene encoding choline-sulfatase: MTSKRPNFLIVMVDQLNGTLFPDGPADFLHAPHLKALAARSARFNNNYTASPLCAPGRAAFMSGQLPSRTEVYDNAAEFASSIPTYAHHLRAAGYHTCLSGKMHFVGPDQLHGFEERLTTDIYPADFGWTPDYRKPGERIDWWYHNLGSVAGAGVAEITNQMEYDDEVAFHAVQKLYDFARVSDDAARRPWCLTVSFTHPHDPYVARRRYWDLYENCPALEPEVGFVPYDEQDPHSQRLYRASDYDSFDITGEQIRRARRGYFASISYLDDKVGELLSVLERTRMLDDTIILFCSDHGDMLGERGLWFKMCFFEGSARVPLMIAGKDISTILIDAPVSNLDVAPTLCHLAGIDMSAIAPWTDGQSLLPLLDGKERTAPVLMEYAAEGSNAPVVAIRKGRYKFIHCEIDPPQLFDLESDPRELTNLAADPAHAALVASFTDKVRARWDMAAFDAAVRASQARRWVVYPALRNGTHYPWEFQPLQKASERYMRNHMNLDLLEEQKRFPRGE; this comes from the coding sequence GTGACGTCCAAGCGACCGAATTTCCTGATCGTCATGGTCGATCAGCTCAATGGCACATTGTTCCCGGATGGGCCGGCGGACTTCCTGCATGCGCCGCATCTGAAGGCACTGGCGGCTCGTTCGGCACGCTTCAACAACAACTACACCGCCTCGCCGCTCTGCGCGCCTGGCCGGGCCGCGTTCATGAGCGGCCAGTTGCCTTCGCGCACCGAGGTCTATGACAATGCCGCCGAATTTGCCTCTTCGATTCCGACCTATGCGCACCATCTGCGCGCCGCCGGCTACCACACCTGCCTGTCCGGCAAGATGCATTTCGTCGGGCCGGATCAGTTGCATGGCTTCGAGGAACGGCTGACCACCGACATCTATCCGGCCGATTTCGGCTGGACGCCGGATTATCGCAAGCCCGGCGAGCGGATCGACTGGTGGTATCACAATCTCGGCTCGGTAGCCGGCGCCGGCGTCGCCGAGATCACCAACCAGATGGAATATGACGACGAAGTCGCTTTTCACGCGGTGCAGAAGCTTTATGATTTCGCCCGCGTCTCGGACGATGCCGCGCGCCGGCCGTGGTGCCTGACCGTCTCCTTCACCCATCCGCACGACCCCTATGTCGCCCGGCGGCGCTATTGGGATCTCTACGAGAACTGCCCGGCGCTCGAGCCGGAAGTGGGCTTCGTCCCCTACGACGAACAGGATCCGCATTCGCAGCGGCTTTACCGCGCCAGCGACTATGACAGTTTCGACATCACCGGCGAGCAGATCCGCCGCGCGCGGCGCGGCTATTTCGCCAGCATCTCCTATCTCGACGACAAGGTCGGCGAATTGCTGTCGGTGCTCGAGCGCACGCGGATGCTCGACGACACGATCATCCTGTTCTGCTCGGATCACGGCGACATGCTCGGCGAGCGCGGCCTTTGGTTCAAGATGTGCTTCTTCGAAGGCTCGGCGCGGGTGCCGCTGATGATCGCCGGAAAAGACATTTCGACCATCCTGATCGATGCACCGGTCTCCAATCTCGACGTCGCGCCGACGCTTTGCCACCTCGCCGGCATCGACATGAGCGCGATTGCGCCATGGACCGACGGGCAGTCGCTGCTGCCGCTGCTCGACGGCAAGGAACGCACCGCACCGGTGCTGATGGAGTATGCGGCCGAAGGCTCCAACGCGCCGGTGGTGGCGATCCGCAAGGGCCGTTACAAATTCATCCATTGCGAGATCGATCCGCCGCAACTGTTTGATCTTGAATCGGATCCGCGGGAATTGACCAACCTCGCCGCCGACCCGGCGCACGCGGCTTTGGTGGCTTCTTTCACCGACAAGGTCCGGGCGCGCTGGGACATGGCTGCCTTCGATGCCGCCGTACGCGCCAGCCAGGCGCGCCGCTGGGTGGTCTATCCGGCGCTGCGCAACGGCACGCATTACCCCTGGGAATTCCAGCCGCTGCAGAAGGCCTCGGAGCGTTACATGCGCAACCACATGAACCTCGACCTGCTCGAAGAGCAGAAGCGCTTTCCGCGAGGCGAATGA
- a CDS encoding threonine/serine dehydratase codes for MMTTLVPSLDHLKQAYAVTAKATQITPLLESAALARETGAARVFVKPESLQWAGSFKVRGAYWRLKRLPSDEARKGVVAYSSGNFAQGLAAAGQALGIPVTIVMPIDAPAAKRDATTGYGARVVLTDHGERAREEVAAAAAREIAETEGLALLHPFDDPEIVAGQAGVGLEALEQLDARDASVDLLFCSVGGGGLIGGVSLAFHYLSPATEIIAVEPEGFNGMGASLALGVIETMPIGPKTICDGLMARRPGDAPFAAVRTAGVRGITVDDQSVRGAMRIAFERLKLVLEPSGAASLAALLGCKIDVSGKTVLVVATGGNVSLTDFMTHMNDGRI; via the coding sequence ATGATGACAACCCTTGTCCCCTCCCTCGATCACCTCAAACAGGCCTATGCCGTCACCGCCAAGGCGACGCAGATCACGCCGCTGCTGGAGTCGGCGGCCCTGGCCAGGGAGACCGGCGCCGCGCGCGTCTTCGTCAAGCCGGAGTCGCTGCAATGGGCTGGTTCCTTCAAGGTGCGCGGCGCCTATTGGCGGCTGAAGCGGCTTCCGTCCGATGAAGCCCGGAAGGGCGTTGTCGCCTATTCCTCCGGCAATTTCGCGCAAGGGCTGGCCGCCGCCGGCCAGGCGCTGGGCATTCCGGTGACCATCGTCATGCCGATCGACGCGCCGGCCGCCAAGCGCGACGCAACGACCGGCTATGGCGCGCGCGTGGTGCTGACCGACCATGGCGAGCGCGCGCGTGAGGAGGTTGCCGCGGCCGCGGCGCGCGAGATCGCCGAGACCGAGGGGCTGGCGCTGCTGCATCCGTTCGACGACCCCGAGATCGTCGCCGGCCAGGCTGGTGTCGGGCTGGAGGCACTCGAGCAACTCGATGCCAGGGATGCCAGTGTCGATCTGCTGTTCTGTTCAGTCGGCGGCGGCGGGCTGATCGGCGGCGTTTCGCTGGCTTTCCACTACCTGTCGCCGGCGACCGAGATCATTGCCGTCGAGCCGGAAGGTTTCAACGGCATGGGCGCGTCGCTGGCGCTTGGCGTCATCGAAACCATGCCGATCGGGCCGAAAACGATATGCGACGGGCTGATGGCGCGCAGGCCCGGCGACGCGCCATTCGCGGCGGTCAGGACCGCGGGCGTTCGCGGCATCACCGTCGACGATCAATCGGTGCGCGGCGCGATGCGCATCGCCTTCGAACGGTTGAAGCTGGTGCTGGAACCGTCGGGCGCTGCATCACTGGCGGCGCTGCTCGGCTGCAAGATCGATGTGAGCGGCAAGACCGTGCTCGTGGTGGCAACCGGCGGCAATGTCTCGCTCACCGATTTCATGACGCATATGAACGATGGGCGCATATGA